The window CTGCGACGGTGCGGTAACCACACTGTATATTATATCCCCGCGTTTGTTGTCGACATAATACTGGTAATCGTTTTTTACGAGTTTTTCGAATATTGTCCTCTTTGTCGTCGTTATAATCTTTTTTGTGACGTACAACGAGAGGTACCTGTATACAAGGGAAAGTGCGAACGTAACCGTTACAAGAACCATGAAAAGAAGAGTGAATATCACGATATCCGGGAAATTCGCCAGATTCCTGATGAAGTTGTACAAAGGCTCGAAAAGAGCAATCTCTCCTCCCTGAAAATCGATTGTGGCGTTCATTATCGGGTATAAAAGAACAATCTGAAAAGTTTCGAGAAGACCTATTACAACGCTTAAAAAAAGCAGCAGGACCATATATCCGCGGTAGCCGTCGCTGTAGAACATAAAAAGCCCTGAAGCCTGCTTTAAGGACTCCATTTTTCTTTTAAAAAAGCCCGCAATACCTTTTTTTGTCATAAGACCGGATGAAACTGACTCTTCTTTCATTAATGCACCAAAACCAATAATTATTTTCGGGTATTACAGCCGTTTTGACAAAAAAGGCTTATTCATCAGTAACATTTAAACAGATCGGTTCTTTAAATGTTATGAATATATTGAATTTTTGTAATATAACAGGATTTCTTTTATGACCTGAAATAAATCTTTTACCGGCATAAACCCTTTTTCAGTATCCCGTGGCGTAATACCAGCCGTTCTCTTCCCTAATCCTTACAGGGACGTCGAAAAGGCTTCCTATAACTTCACTTTTCAGGATTTCATCCTTGGGACCGTCATTACAGAACTTTCCGTCCTTCATTAAAATCACCCTTGAAATTTCGGGAATTATGTCGTACAGGTTGTGGGTGACCATTATTATGCCTGTACCGTGACAGGCTATCTTTCTTATAGTCGTCCTGAAGGTATGAAGGGCGTGGAGGTCAAGCCCTGTTGTAGGTTCGTCAAGGATTAAGGCTTTAGGGTCATGGACAAGTGCACGCCCTATCAGAAAGCGCCTCGCCTCCCCGGTCGACATCTTTCTCATCGGGCGGTTTTGCAGGTGGGAAATTTCCAGAAAATTCAGAATCTCATCCGTTTTTCTCTCCATGTCAGGTGTAACGTCATGGTGAAAAAAAAGCCCGATACTTGAAAAAAATCCCGATAGGATAACGTCACGGCCCGTCGTATCACGTGTGTACGTAAACTGAAGGTCCTGTGAGACTATTCCAAGCATCTCCCGGAGGTCTGATACATGCCAGACCTCCTTTCCAAGAATCATATATTTCATGCAGGGACTGGCAAGAGGGTAGTTTTCCCTTGTTATTGTCCTGATAAAGGTGGACTTTCCTGAACCGTTCGGGCCGAGAATTGCCACATGTTCACCGGAGTTCACGATAAGTGAGAGGGAATCAAGCACTTTGTTATCCTCTCTCATTACGGTGATGCCGGAAAAGTCAATAAGCGGCGGGAAAGGCGGTTTTGAAATGCATTCATCCGGTTTAGTCATTTCATTATCATTCACCCACAACATATACATAATGTGCAGGACTGTGCAGACCAGTGTATTATGGCCTGAGAAAATCTCTTATCCCTTAAAAAACAAGGGCCTGAAAAGACGTTTCAGGCAACGCCGTTTTCCCTGAAGCAGTCAATGTAATTCTTGTCAGTTCCTTTGATGTGCCCTGTAATCCACCCGCTCAGAAATTTCATGACATCAATGGAAAGACCAAGTTTTCCTGAAGAAAAAGAGTCCTGAAAGTCCACGACCTTTGCGACAAAAGCGTCGTGCTCTTTTTTGTGCTTCTCGTAGTCGGGATACCCAAATTTCTTCATGTATTTTTCCTCTGTCCCGAAGTGGTACTGGGTATATTCGGCAAGCTCTTTCAGGGTCTTTTCAAGTGCGTCCTTTCCCTTTCCCGAACGCATTCCGTCATGAAGGGCGTTTATCTGTGATACGAGTTTCTTGTGCTGTTCGTCAATTTCATTTATTTGTACAGAGAGGTCGTCTGACCAGTTCATATATGCCATAGTATATTGTTCGTATAAGTACTAATTAAATTTTTAGGATCTCAAAACCACAATAAACCCTGAATAACGGATTTTTAACTAAAAATAATAACTTTCCCTGTTTTTACGGGCGCGGCAGGGTCAGGGACAGCTACATTGCAAAATTCTGTCAAAAAAACTTACAGGAAAAAATAACGGCTATTAAAATAATCATACATTCAGTGATAAATAATATTGACAGAATAAAGAGTTTGAGAATAAATAGTTTAAAAACAATTTATCCTAAAAACAGCAAAATAAATGAGGATTACTTCATTCGCCTGAAAAATAAAACTACGTTTAACCGGATTTTCAACGGAAAATTTACAGGTTCCAAAGTTTTGCAGAAAGGACCGGTGACATGATGCAGGATGAACCCAGAGGTGACGGAGGCTACATCTCGATGTCCCTTGACTCCCTTTCATGGGCGCAGACAGATGCTGCAGCAGCCGGCCTGTTTACAGGGCAGGAACAGGTCTCGGTGGACGCATGGGTAAGGTTCGACGGCCTTCCGGCCGAAACCACGGTTTTAGGGCAGGAAGGCGTCTTCGCCTTTGGGAGCAGGTCTGACTCGGTTTATTTCAGGTTTGAGGGACTTTTGGCAGTATTCTCAAACCCTGCTCAGTCTAAACTTCATGACGAAAACTGGCATTATATATGCGCAACTTTTGACGGCTCGACCGTGAGACTTTATATCGACGGCTGGTTCAATGCAGGCCAGAGCTGCATGGGAAACATTGCCCCTAAAACTAACCCCGTCCTGATAGGCCGCGGTGTCAGGGGGCTTGTCAGGCGTGTACGTATATATAATACCGCTCTTGACGAAAAGACCGTTCTAAACAATATGTACTGTTCTCCGGCATCAGGTACAATTGTTGCCGATTTTGACTTCAACGCAGGTAAGCCCGAAGACAGGGGACCTTCATCTTACCCGGTGTCGCTACAGAACAACGCCTTTATGGTCAAAGTCACACCCGCACTTTCACCGGGCACGCACGGTTTTGCACGACCGCTGAATGATACCGACATAAATCCCGGCGGAGGACAGGTGGACCCGTATTCCGTACAGGCCTGGATATACATTTCGTCAAAGTCAAATCCCGTTCAGGCGGTTTTTGTCAACAGTGGCCTGATGGAAGACACGGGAATGGCACTGTATGTAAGATATGATAAAAATGCATCAGCCTATCGCCTAGTATCACAAAGGGGGTCTTTCGGCAGCAGCGGCCAGGCACTTACATCTTCAGGTACAGTTTCAGAAGGCACCTGGACAAACGTCGCCACGACATTCGACGGCATTACTCTCAGTCTCTATATAAACGGCGTACTCAGCGGTTCCGTGAACTGCAAACCTGTCCCGCTGTACAACAGGTTCGGGTATTTACTCATAGGCGCTGCGGTCGAAGAGGGCAGCCCTTTGGCCACTGCAACGTTTCTGGGTTTCATACGCGGAGTGGACGTCTGGTCGCGTGCATTAACCGCCGCAGAAATCGCAGACTTCATGAAAACCCCTCCTTATACAAAGTCGCAGGGCCTGCAGGCGTCCTATGTCTTTACGAGTTCTCCGGCGCGAAACTGGGTCAACGGCCACCCGGTTGCGCTTGCAGAGGGGGCAGTCCTTTCGGGCCAGAGAGAAAAGATTTCTGAAAGTGAAGGACTGCCCCGCGATGAGTACTCCGGAATGCCTGATACGGGACTTGATCCCGGTTTAATGGAAAACATACGTTTCGGTCTCGATTTCCATGAATTTTATGAGAAAAACCGCAAAGCCTTTGACGAGGCAGAAGCGAGGGATATTGCGGCGTTTGACGACCCGAAAGACCGGGAAATTATAAAAAAGGCCTGGGATGACGTCAGGGATAAAATTGCAAACGACCCTTTGTCCCTGCCTCTTCTTGTGACCCGCCATAAAATCAACGGGGAGCACCTCCTTATAGTCCACAGACCTGAAAGGTCTTATGTGGCATACCGCACTGCGGAGGAAAATTTCGATGACTGCACAATGTGGAAGATTTCGCTTGTATTCACCATTATTGCCGGTGTACTCGATGCCGTCACGGGAGTCGGGGCCGTCAAAACCAACAAGGCTGTAATCTATATAGCACGTGTCCTGAAAGTGCCGAAAATAAGAGCAATGCTGGCCCTCGGGGCATCAATCTCCGCTATAAATATTTTCTCCATAGCGGGCTGCCTTTATTCATCGGGAATGCTGCGTCAGCTCATTCTTCTTGTTCTTGACGTCAGTTTCTGGACTCTTATCAGGGTACTGGGAAATATTGTCGCATTTGTAACAGGCTTTGCCTCCGCCCGTATCATAGCATCTCTTGTCGCTACAGCAGGGGCTTATGCAATAACATATTCCGGCAGACCCGCGTCCTGTGACCCGTTCCCCGCCGTGAGTCTGGCAGGCGTCGCATTCGACTACGACCCCGCCGGACAGGCCGTGGACGCACTGACAATCAGGCGAAACTACGGTTCAGATATAAATGTACCCGAATGGAAACCCGGCATAACACTTCCAAAAGATTCACCTTGCGCCTATGCCCTCAGCCTTATAGAGGGAAAGACACCGGCAATTCAGGTTACGCTTAACGTTCCAGAATCCACAACACGCACAACAAGTATTCAGGCGACGGGAGGAGGCGTTCTCGGGGCAATCGACCCGGCAACTGTAGATTTCAAATCAGGCACGGACGTGACGGTTACCATTCCTCTTTCCCACAACACCATCTCTTCAAACGGGGTCGGACGCTATGACGTGAAATGGAACTGGCAGTACAAAGGAGAGGACGGCACCTGGGAAAACATGGCCGCAACAACGCACAGGGTCTATGTCCTGCTCGACAAACCGTGCAATCCCTGGAAGCAGACCCCAAACCGCACAAGCAGACAGCTCCCGTGGACAGACGTCCTTGACTACTCCTGCATATGGGCCGCAGGCGCAAAAACAACAGCCGATATCCTGGACAAAATAACGGTAAAAGTCAATTCAGGCCTCGGTCTTAAGTATGATACCTCTCGCGGAAGCTCGGTCTACACCGATCGCAACAACAGTTTTCTGTGCAGCGATTTTATCAGTTTATTGGCTACAGGAAAAGGAAACGGAAAAATCGTCAACTGCACGGACTGCGCAACGATTGTCACAACATTCGCCAATATCCTGGGAGCAGATGTAATGGAATCCATCATGACCTCCGACCGTTATGCTTCCGAAGGGTTCAGCTGCAACCAGATACTTGCAATAGGAAAGACTACGTGGGAAGTACCCTTTAAGTGGGGGTTCAGGTATCATGAAGTGGCGTGGACGGGTTCAGGGTTTATCACCGATAACATATACGATGCCTGCCTTAAGTACGACACCGGCAAAGACCCGTGGGGAAGCGGTTCTCACGCTGCAGGACTGCCGGTAAACGTGAAGTTCTCCATATTGCAGCGAAAACCGAAACTTCCGGTCAGTGCCGACAGTGCACGCTACCGGGAAAGACTTGCCGCAAATACGAACGCGGGGATTCTGAAATGTTTGCCGCAGGGCGCATCCCCGGGGACCAATTCAGGGAGAAGGCCAGTAAAATGAAGGAGGGTTTAGTCTTATGAAAATGCAGGACTGGCTTAAAGGCGCCCGTAAAAGTTTTAATTTCGACGAGTGGCCACACCCTCCGGAAGAAAATGCACAGGTTAGCGTGAGACAGCTTATCCTTGACCTTAGTAAGACTGCCGGGGACTGGCGCCTGGAAAAGCGTCTCCCATGGGGAAACTTTGGGTACGTGGACTATTTCCGGAGTGTTAAAAACGACAGGCACAGGGTTATGGTGCGCATCAGCGAGTATGGGACCCATGATGACGCACGCATGGCGCTTTTGGAAGAGGTCAGCTTTTCGTCGGCACCGACTCTGCCGCGCCTCGATGAACTTGGAATAGAAATAGGAGACGTCGGTTTTACAGGACACGGCGATGTAAACACAGGCATCACGTTTGTACGCCGCAACATTCTGGCGGACGTAAGAAGCATAGGAGAGGAGCCCGTATCAGTCAGGGAATTCACGCGGTTTGTGGACAACTATATTATCGGTGCCGGATTATAACCAAATTAAAATAACTTACATATAGAGACACAAAATGACAACATACAACGATATTTACATAAGAGACAATTTCGGTGATACAGGGGTCATTCCGTCGACCGGCATCCCTTACCAGTCCCCGGACATCATTCCCTTCCAGGACAAAACGCTTACGTGGGATAAGGCAAACTCGTCATATAAAGGCCCCCATATCGGAAAATCAATCATAAACAACGGTGTCAACAACATATACGTCCGGGCAAAAAACCTGGGCGATAAAGAGGTATCTGGCAGCACCGTCAGCCTGTACTACTCTAAAGCCTCCCTGTTTCTTCTGCCGGTCAAATGGACTTCTGTTATGAGTGCAGGAGGAAAAAAGGCCCTTTCGTTCGTCGACGGCTCAGGAAGCAACTCGATTTCCCCAGGGGGAGTTGCAGTCTCAAACCCTTCCTTTTTTCTGACAGGCCTGCCGCCGGTTTCACGTACACATTACTGTTTAATCGGCATAGTGCAGACACCGGACCACCCCGTAACCATTCCCGCGGCATTCACAAGCAATGCCGCCTATGACAAATGGGTAATGAATAACCCCGCCGTTGCATACCGCAACATCAGTTATTCCCCCAATACCAAAACACAGGTGAGCAGGGTCTTTGATTTCGGCAACGTTAACCAAAGTTCTGCTTATTTCACTATCATCATAACAGGGCACGGTTTCGTCCCCGGGACAGCCGTCAGGTCGCAGTGTACAGACGTAAACTGCCCCATAGACAACAATGCATCTCTTCCCGAGGGTGACCCGCAGGGCAACCAGAACGCAAGTTTTGTAACGAGTGTCCCCGGAAATTTCAGCGGAAACCTGGTGGTTACCGTCACGTCCCCCGAAGGAAATTTCCCCGCAGGAGCAAGCCTGACCATTTCATACTTCCAGATTCCAGACAAATCAAACGCCCTGGATATGGCAGTTGCAAGACGTTTTGCCTTAGCGGAGAATGCGGACTTAAAAGTGCCCAAACTTATAAGGCTTGGCGAGTGCAGGCTCAACATAACAGGCGACCCCGCACTGGCTGAAGACTGACCGGCATTTACTGGTTTTCCATTCCTTTTTTTTAGAATTTTGCAGGATAATAAACGATAACAGATGGAAAAAGAGCAGAGTTTTTCATCAGGATAAAAATATATGTTTTTTTAAAATTTTACCGGATATTTTACGTCCCGATATCCCAGCTGGTCATGTATTTTTCCTGGTATTCGGAAAGTTTGTCGATTTCAACGCCGAGGGAGGAAAGCTTTAACT of the Methanomicrobium sp. W14 genome contains:
- a CDS encoding ABC transporter ATP-binding protein → MTKPDECISKPPFPPLIDFSGITVMREDNKVLDSLSLIVNSGEHVAILGPNGSGKSTFIRTITRENYPLASPCMKYMILGKEVWHVSDLREMLGIVSQDLQFTYTRDTTGRDVILSGFFSSIGLFFHHDVTPDMERKTDEILNFLEISHLQNRPMRKMSTGEARRFLIGRALVHDPKALILDEPTTGLDLHALHTFRTTIRKIACHGTGIIMVTHNLYDIIPEISRVILMKDGKFCNDGPKDEILKSEVIGSLFDVPVRIREENGWYYATGY
- a CDS encoding bacteriohemerythrin, which produces MAYMNWSDDLSVQINEIDEQHKKLVSQINALHDGMRSGKGKDALEKTLKELAEYTQYHFGTEEKYMKKFGYPDYEKHKKEHDAFVAKVVDFQDSFSSGKLGLSIDVMKFLSGWITGHIKGTDKNYIDCFRENGVA
- a CDS encoding LamG domain-containing protein gives rise to the protein MMQDEPRGDGGYISMSLDSLSWAQTDAAAAGLFTGQEQVSVDAWVRFDGLPAETTVLGQEGVFAFGSRSDSVYFRFEGLLAVFSNPAQSKLHDENWHYICATFDGSTVRLYIDGWFNAGQSCMGNIAPKTNPVLIGRGVRGLVRRVRIYNTALDEKTVLNNMYCSPASGTIVADFDFNAGKPEDRGPSSYPVSLQNNAFMVKVTPALSPGTHGFARPLNDTDINPGGGQVDPYSVQAWIYISSKSNPVQAVFVNSGLMEDTGMALYVRYDKNASAYRLVSQRGSFGSSGQALTSSGTVSEGTWTNVATTFDGITLSLYINGVLSGSVNCKPVPLYNRFGYLLIGAAVEEGSPLATATFLGFIRGVDVWSRALTAAEIADFMKTPPYTKSQGLQASYVFTSSPARNWVNGHPVALAEGAVLSGQREKISESEGLPRDEYSGMPDTGLDPGLMENIRFGLDFHEFYEKNRKAFDEAEARDIAAFDDPKDREIIKKAWDDVRDKIANDPLSLPLLVTRHKINGEHLLIVHRPERSYVAYRTAEENFDDCTMWKISLVFTIIAGVLDAVTGVGAVKTNKAVIYIARVLKVPKIRAMLALGASISAINIFSIAGCLYSSGMLRQLILLVLDVSFWTLIRVLGNIVAFVTGFASARIIASLVATAGAYAITYSGRPASCDPFPAVSLAGVAFDYDPAGQAVDALTIRRNYGSDINVPEWKPGITLPKDSPCAYALSLIEGKTPAIQVTLNVPESTTRTTSIQATGGGVLGAIDPATVDFKSGTDVTVTIPLSHNTISSNGVGRYDVKWNWQYKGEDGTWENMAATTHRVYVLLDKPCNPWKQTPNRTSRQLPWTDVLDYSCIWAAGAKTTADILDKITVKVNSGLGLKYDTSRGSSVYTDRNNSFLCSDFISLLATGKGNGKIVNCTDCATIVTTFANILGADVMESIMTSDRYASEGFSCNQILAIGKTTWEVPFKWGFRYHEVAWTGSGFITDNIYDACLKYDTGKDPWGSGSHAAGLPVNVKFSILQRKPKLPVSADSARYRERLAANTNAGILKCLPQGASPGTNSGRRPVK